The following are from one region of the Segatella oris genome:
- a CDS encoding PH domain-containing protein has product MDRVFHHQFTLVAKCAIVLFTLFSLWCFWHMMPFAGFITAIFVVLIIERVLHTTYTFMHDDQGNDILRIDRGRLSRHKDIRVADIVKVIPMQTAFGASRYLLVKYGPNRLISLQPDDQKAFMSELKKRQ; this is encoded by the coding sequence ATGGATAGGGTCTTTCATCATCAGTTCACGCTTGTTGCCAAGTGTGCCATTGTTTTATTCACGCTATTTTCACTCTGGTGCTTTTGGCACATGATGCCTTTTGCGGGCTTTATCACGGCAATCTTTGTCGTGTTGATCATTGAGCGCGTGCTCCATACCACCTATACTTTCATGCATGATGACCAGGGGAACGACATCCTGCGCATTGACCGTGGACGCCTTTCACGCCACAAGGACATTCGGGTTGCCGACATCGTGAAGGTGATTCCCATGCAAACGGCCTTCGGAGCAAGTCGTTATCTGCTCGTGAAATACGGCCCCAACCGACTCATCAGTCTGCAACCGGACGACCAGAAGGCTTTCATGAGCGAACTAAAGAAAAGACAATGA
- the dacB gene encoding D-alanyl-D-alanine carboxypeptidase/D-alanyl-D-alanine-endopeptidase translates to MKNLKYLFLLLSMLTLPAFSQIENETIEDNDESDVADSAMISPLPDDTIALPWPQSVQNKLAILLRSDLLKTSQVGLMVYDLDADSTIFAFNEHQLMRPASTMKLVTAITAIDRLGGDYQFKTELCYTGKIENNKLVGDIYCVGGFDPRFNTDDLNAFVEAIRKMGVDTIEGHLYADLSMKDTKQYGEGWCWDDKNPVLTPLLFSGKDIFMARFLDALVAHGIYVDANIDEKRKPADAFCIVNRFHTIDQILMRMLKESNNLYAEAMYYQIAASTGNHPASARSARAVERRLVNKIGLDASRYKFADGSGLSLYNYVSAELEVKMLRYAYKNENIRHQLMPALPIAGIDGTLKKRMKGSFTRDNVKAKTGTLTGISSLAGYCQAANGHTLCFAIINQGVMHGRNGRAFQDRVCTILCAPN, encoded by the coding sequence ATGAAGAATTTGAAATATCTGTTTCTCCTGCTTTCAATGCTTACTTTGCCTGCATTTTCGCAGATAGAGAACGAGACAATAGAAGATAATGACGAGAGTGATGTAGCTGATTCGGCGATGATCAGCCCGCTTCCGGATGACACGATAGCCCTACCGTGGCCCCAAAGTGTGCAAAACAAGTTAGCAATACTGCTCAGAAGCGACCTTCTCAAGACCTCACAAGTGGGCTTGATGGTCTATGATCTTGATGCCGACAGCACTATCTTTGCCTTCAACGAGCACCAACTGATGCGTCCGGCAAGCACGATGAAACTCGTCACAGCAATTACAGCAATTGACAGATTAGGTGGAGATTATCAGTTCAAAACCGAGCTTTGCTACACCGGAAAGATTGAAAACAACAAGCTTGTAGGCGACATTTACTGTGTAGGAGGCTTCGATCCACGCTTCAACACCGATGATCTCAATGCCTTTGTTGAAGCTATCCGCAAGATGGGTGTCGACACTATCGAAGGGCATCTCTATGCCGACTTGAGCATGAAAGACACAAAACAGTATGGAGAAGGCTGGTGTTGGGACGACAAAAACCCCGTACTGACACCGCTACTCTTCAGTGGAAAAGACATCTTCATGGCGCGTTTTCTCGATGCACTCGTAGCACATGGCATCTATGTTGATGCCAATATAGACGAAAAGCGCAAGCCCGCTGATGCCTTTTGTATCGTCAACCGATTTCACACTATCGACCAAATTCTGATGCGTATGCTTAAGGAAAGCAACAATCTTTATGCCGAAGCAATGTATTATCAGATAGCTGCAAGCACGGGAAACCACCCTGCTTCGGCACGAAGTGCACGCGCTGTGGAGCGCCGTTTGGTTAATAAAATCGGATTAGATGCGTCACGATATAAGTTTGCTGACGGCTCTGGGCTTTCTCTCTACAATTATGTCAGCGCAGAATTAGAAGTGAAAATGCTGCGCTATGCCTACAAAAACGAGAACATCCGCCACCAACTGATGCCTGCACTCCCTATAGCAGGCATTGACGGAACATTGAAAAAACGAATGAAAGGAAGTTTTACGCGCGACAATGTAAAGGCTAAGACGGGCACACTTACCGGCATCAGCAGTCTTGCCGGCTATTGTCAGGCAGCCAATGGACACACTCTTTGCTTCGCCATTATCAATCAAGGAGTGATGCACGGACGTAATGGCAGAGCCTTTCAAGACCGTGTCTGCACCATACTTTGTGCCCCCAACTGA
- a CDS encoding helix-turn-helix domain-containing protein, which translates to MQTNVELEQAWEFVEHTGTSVFLTGKAGTGKTTFLRNVVEKSQKRLVVVAPTGVAAINARGVTIHSFFQLPFSPYIPNTIVKGEYGVSKEKRNIIRTLDLLIIDEISMVRSDLLDAIDSVLRRFKNPMKPFGGVQLLMMGDLQQLTPVVTEEDAGMLKPHYSTPYFFGSHALSQIPYVTIELKHVYRQQDIGFLHLLNHVREGRPTAEDMQQLNARFHPDFHPDADQGYIRLTTHNAMADHYNDSQLAQLQTPSFDFKAEINGVFPEYSYPTNEVLTLKKGAQVMFVKNDSSPLRQYYNGRIGRVKRIDQENIIVHCPGDDFDITVGVQEWENTRYVINKETKEIEPDVQGSFRQYPLRLAWAITIHKSQGLTFEHAIIDAGLSFASGQVYVALSRCKTLEGLVLASRIDEKAIINDQRVNDYISRQEEEARRSIGLLELYKQDYYKQLLVELFSFHDILRAQESLCRAAVEWLHAYPKLTLLHKSTLNSLQKQVGSVAMKWLSVIQQSNYDQLTEGAFLDRVKRSAGYFNATLNTYIRPLIAQTRDIKIENKHGAERLQATFDDLSLAYLTKHYLLDEVCKRGFDVGCYLKMRQTAFLDALDEVAPQANGPRRRRKSKSESAAPKPKREDTKLVSRRMFDAGKTVGDIAVARSLTVATIENHLAYYVEQGELEAVDIIGKERYEAVNGAIHKLRTTVDMKTIKELCPSEVTYGDIKVVLAEKNRCASTAS; encoded by the coding sequence ATGCAGACGAATGTCGAACTTGAGCAGGCTTGGGAGTTTGTGGAACATACAGGTACGAGCGTATTCCTTACGGGAAAGGCCGGAACAGGTAAGACTACATTCCTTAGAAACGTAGTGGAGAAAAGCCAAAAGCGGTTGGTTGTGGTTGCACCTACAGGTGTTGCAGCTATCAATGCGCGTGGAGTGACCATTCATTCTTTCTTTCAATTGCCCTTTTCTCCTTATATTCCAAATACCATTGTCAAGGGAGAATATGGGGTATCTAAGGAAAAACGGAACATCATCAGAACGCTTGACCTCCTCATTATCGATGAAATCAGTATGGTTCGAAGCGACCTTTTGGATGCGATTGACTCGGTGTTGCGTCGCTTCAAGAACCCTATGAAACCCTTTGGTGGCGTTCAACTGCTCATGATGGGCGACCTCCAACAGCTCACTCCGGTAGTAACTGAGGAGGATGCCGGCATGTTGAAGCCTCATTATTCGACCCCTTATTTCTTTGGAAGTCACGCACTTTCTCAGATACCCTACGTCACCATAGAACTCAAACACGTTTACAGACAGCAGGATATTGGCTTTCTTCATCTCCTGAACCATGTGAGAGAAGGGCGTCCTACGGCTGAAGATATGCAGCAACTGAATGCTCGGTTTCATCCTGATTTCCATCCTGATGCAGACCAAGGCTATATCAGATTGACAACTCATAACGCCATGGCTGACCATTATAATGACAGTCAATTGGCGCAACTTCAAACGCCTTCGTTCGACTTCAAGGCTGAAATCAATGGCGTTTTCCCTGAATATAGCTATCCCACGAACGAGGTGTTGACACTCAAGAAGGGTGCACAGGTGATGTTTGTGAAGAATGATTCTTCACCTCTTCGACAGTATTATAATGGTCGTATAGGGCGAGTGAAGCGCATAGATCAGGAAAACATTATCGTACATTGCCCCGGAGATGACTTCGATATCACTGTAGGTGTGCAGGAATGGGAGAATACTCGCTATGTCATTAATAAGGAAACAAAGGAGATAGAGCCTGATGTTCAAGGTTCATTCAGGCAATATCCGCTGCGATTGGCATGGGCAATCACCATTCATAAGAGCCAGGGGCTGACTTTCGAACATGCCATTATAGATGCCGGTTTGTCGTTTGCTTCGGGACAAGTCTACGTGGCCTTGAGCCGTTGCAAGACTCTTGAAGGACTTGTTCTTGCCTCTCGTATTGACGAAAAAGCTATCATTAATGACCAGCGGGTGAATGATTATATCTCGCGACAAGAGGAAGAAGCTCGTCGAAGTATAGGTCTTTTGGAACTTTACAAGCAAGATTATTACAAGCAACTGCTGGTAGAACTCTTCAGTTTCCATGATATTCTGCGTGCTCAAGAGAGTCTTTGCAGGGCTGCGGTAGAGTGGCTCCATGCCTATCCGAAACTCACTTTGCTCCATAAGTCGACGCTCAACAGTTTGCAAAAGCAGGTAGGAAGCGTTGCCATGAAATGGCTTTCGGTCATCCAACAATCTAATTATGACCAGCTGACAGAGGGCGCTTTTCTCGACAGAGTGAAGCGAAGTGCAGGCTATTTCAATGCAACACTTAATACCTATATACGTCCGTTGATAGCCCAGACACGCGATATAAAGATTGAAAACAAGCATGGTGCCGAGCGTTTGCAAGCCACTTTTGATGATCTCTCTTTGGCTTATCTCACCAAACACTACTTGCTTGATGAAGTCTGTAAACGCGGATTTGATGTCGGTTGCTATCTGAAAATGCGCCAGACAGCCTTTCTTGATGCACTCGATGAGGTGGCTCCGCAGGCTAATGGCCCACGTCGCAGACGCAAATCGAAGTCAGAAAGTGCGGCTCCAAAGCCCAAACGGGAAGACACTAAGCTTGTTTCGCGTCGCATGTTTGATGCAGGAAAGACCGTTGGAGATATCGCTGTGGCTCGCAGTCTGACTGTTGCAACGATTGAAAACCATTTGGCTTATTACGTCGAACAGGGCGAACTCGAGGCTGTCGACATTATAGGAAAGGAACGTTATGAGGCTGTTAACGGTGCCATTCATAAGCTTAGAACCACCGTCGACATGAAAACCATTAAGGAATTATGCCCAAGTGAGGTCACCTATGGCGACATTAAAGTGGTCTTGGCAGAGAAAAACAGATGCGCTTCTACGGCTTCTTGA
- the mutY gene encoding A/G-specific adenine glycosylase codes for MKQNISLFTSTLLAWYRTNGRNLPWRNTQDPYAIWLSEIILQQTRIVQGMDYWLRFMEKWPCVEDLAAAKEDEVMRMWQGLGYYSRARNLHKAAQQIVALGHFPNTLDGIKRLKGVGDYTAAAIGSFAFGLQVASVDGNFYRVLSRYFGIDTPINTTEGIKLFAALAQEHLPQGAAADYNQAVMDFGATQCTPKSPQCEVCPLAETCVARREARVEQLPVKLKTVKIKTRHLALYYIRWNGMTAIHKRGSGDIWQGLWTVPEAEHLTSDLCSTAILLQKDVKHVLTHRIILADFYLLTPQQQPTLPSDFIWIKEEEIENYGIPRLMERLLSFSKGS; via the coding sequence ATGAAGCAAAACATCTCGCTTTTCACTTCGACTTTACTCGCCTGGTATCGCACAAACGGACGCAATCTGCCGTGGCGCAACACGCAAGATCCCTATGCTATCTGGCTCAGTGAAATTATATTGCAACAGACTCGCATTGTACAAGGCATGGATTATTGGCTGCGTTTCATGGAAAAATGGCCTTGCGTAGAAGACCTTGCAGCTGCAAAAGAAGACGAAGTAATGCGCATGTGGCAGGGATTGGGCTACTATTCACGGGCTCGAAACCTGCATAAAGCGGCGCAACAGATAGTTGCCTTGGGGCATTTTCCCAACACTTTAGACGGTATCAAGCGGCTGAAAGGCGTGGGAGACTATACAGCTGCGGCCATTGGAAGCTTTGCTTTCGGTCTTCAAGTGGCTTCCGTCGACGGCAACTTCTATCGAGTTCTGTCGCGATACTTCGGTATCGACACGCCTATTAATACCACTGAAGGCATTAAACTCTTTGCTGCACTGGCCCAAGAACATTTACCTCAAGGGGCAGCTGCCGACTATAACCAGGCCGTAATGGACTTCGGGGCAACACAATGTACGCCAAAAAGTCCGCAATGTGAAGTTTGCCCGTTAGCTGAAACATGTGTAGCAAGACGCGAAGCACGCGTAGAACAGCTGCCCGTGAAACTCAAAACAGTGAAGATTAAGACACGACATCTCGCCTTATATTATATAAGGTGGAACGGAATGACAGCCATTCACAAGCGTGGAAGCGGTGATATCTGGCAGGGACTGTGGACAGTTCCCGAGGCCGAACACCTCACTTCGGACCTCTGTTCGACTGCCATTCTGCTACAAAAGGATGTGAAACATGTGCTCACTCATCGTATCATCCTTGCCGATTTCTATCTTCTTACACCGCAACAACAGCCCACTTTGCCTTCAGATTTCATCTGGATAAAGGAAGAAGAGATAGAGAACTATGGCATACCGAGGCTGATGGAGAGGTTATTGAGCTTTTCAAAAGGCTCTTAA
- a CDS encoding HIT family protein, with product MSTVFSKIAAGEIPSYKCAESDKFYAFLDIDPVTKGHTLVIPRREVDYIFDMDDDELAEFEVFAKRVARAIKAAFPCKKVAQVVLGLEVNHAHIHLLPMNSEADVDFKHHVKLTEEEFQEIAENIRKEFK from the coding sequence ATGAGTACCGTGTTTTCAAAGATTGCAGCAGGGGAGATACCAAGCTACAAATGTGCCGAAAGCGACAAGTTCTATGCGTTTCTCGACATTGACCCCGTCACAAAGGGACACACTTTGGTTATACCTCGCAGGGAGGTTGACTATATTTTCGACATGGATGATGATGAGTTGGCCGAGTTTGAAGTGTTTGCCAAGCGGGTAGCTCGTGCCATTAAAGCAGCTTTCCCCTGTAAGAAAGTGGCACAGGTTGTGCTCGGTCTTGAGGTAAATCATGCTCATATCCACTTGCTTCCAATGAATAGTGAAGCTGATGTTGACTTCAAACATCATGTGAAACTCACCGAAGAGGAATTTCAAGAAATAGCGGAGAATATTAGAAAAGAGTTCAAATAG
- the greA gene encoding transcription elongation factor GreA has product MAYMSQEGYDNLVAELQRLESIERPKASAAIAEARDKGDLSENSEYDAAKEAQAHLEDKINKMKVSIAEAKIVDLSRLSTDAVQIMSKVEMTNMGTKAKMVYTIVSESEANLKQGKISIKTPIAQGLLNHKEGEIVEVKIPRGTIKLRIDKISIDV; this is encoded by the coding sequence ATGGCTTACATGTCACAAGAAGGCTACGATAATCTTGTAGCAGAGCTCCAACGGCTTGAATCAATAGAGCGTCCTAAGGCATCAGCCGCAATTGCTGAAGCCCGCGATAAAGGCGACTTAAGTGAGAACTCAGAGTATGATGCAGCCAAAGAAGCCCAGGCTCATCTCGAGGATAAAATCAATAAGATGAAGGTTTCCATTGCTGAAGCGAAGATAGTTGACTTGTCTCGTCTCAGCACGGATGCCGTTCAGATTATGTCTAAGGTAGAGATGACCAACATGGGAACCAAGGCTAAGATGGTATATACTATTGTCAGTGAGAGCGAAGCAAACTTGAAGCAGGGCAAGATCAGCATTAAAACGCCGATTGCACAGGGTCTGTTGAACCACAAGGAGGGCGAAATCGTTGAGGTAAAGATACCTCGTGGCACCATTAAACTACGTATTGATAAGATCAGTATTGATGTGTAA
- a CDS encoding TrpB-like pyridoxal phosphate-dependent enzyme: MKQKKFILQEHEIPTHWYNIQADMPTKPLPPLHPKTRKPLSPDDLSHIFSKECSKQELDTVNSWIEIPEEVREKYTYYRATPLVRAYALEKALGTTAHIYFKNESTNPLGSHKINSAIPQCYYCKEEGDTNVTTETGAGQWGMALSYAAKLYGLEAAVYQVKITLQQKPYRSIAMRTFGATVEGSPSMSTRAGKNIITREPNYPGTLGTAISEAIELATTTPGCKYTLGSVLNHVGLHQTVIGLEAEKQMEMAGEYPDKVIACFGGGSNFGGIAFPFMRHLFDRSHANTEFIAAEPASCPKLTRGKFEYDFGDEAGYTPLLPMYTLGHDFKPANIHAGGLRYHGAGVIISQLIKDGYMHGVDIPQLESFQAGLLFAQTEGIIPAPESCHAIAATIREAKKATEEGKSPVILFCLSGHGLIDMPSYDSYINGDLRNYSLSDEEIEDSLKRIPR, from the coding sequence ATGAAACAGAAGAAATTCATCTTGCAGGAACATGAAATTCCTACACATTGGTATAATATACAGGCAGATATGCCCACAAAACCATTGCCACCGCTGCATCCGAAAACGCGAAAGCCCCTCTCTCCTGACGACCTTAGCCACATCTTCAGTAAGGAGTGTTCAAAGCAGGAGCTTGATACTGTGAACTCATGGATAGAGATTCCCGAGGAAGTTCGTGAGAAATACACCTATTACAGAGCCACTCCGCTCGTGCGTGCCTATGCACTTGAGAAGGCTTTGGGCACCACTGCGCACATCTATTTCAAGAATGAGAGCACCAATCCTTTAGGTTCTCACAAGATAAATTCGGCCATTCCGCAGTGTTATTACTGTAAAGAAGAGGGTGATACCAACGTGACCACAGAGACCGGAGCAGGTCAGTGGGGCATGGCATTAAGCTATGCAGCCAAACTCTATGGGCTTGAAGCAGCCGTCTATCAGGTGAAGATTACATTGCAACAAAAGCCTTATCGCTCGATAGCCATGCGTACGTTTGGGGCCACAGTCGAGGGTTCTCCGTCAATGTCTACACGCGCGGGAAAGAATATCATCACGCGAGAACCGAATTATCCCGGTACATTAGGCACGGCAATTTCAGAGGCCATAGAACTTGCAACGACTACTCCTGGCTGTAAATATACGCTTGGTTCGGTGCTCAATCATGTGGGATTGCATCAGACAGTGATTGGTCTTGAGGCTGAAAAGCAGATGGAAATGGCTGGTGAATACCCTGATAAAGTGATAGCATGTTTTGGAGGTGGCAGTAATTTTGGAGGCATTGCATTCCCCTTTATGCGCCATCTTTTTGACAGAAGTCATGCAAATACCGAGTTCATTGCAGCTGAACCTGCGAGTTGTCCGAAGCTTACTCGCGGTAAGTTTGAATATGACTTCGGGGATGAAGCAGGTTATACGCCATTGCTTCCGATGTACACATTGGGGCATGATTTCAAGCCCGCCAACATCCATGCAGGCGGTCTTCGCTACCACGGTGCAGGTGTGATTATCTCGCAACTCATCAAAGATGGCTATATGCACGGCGTTGATATTCCGCAGTTGGAGTCGTTCCAAGCAGGCCTTCTCTTTGCACAAACCGAGGGAATTATCCCTGCTCCGGAGAGCTGTCACGCTATAGCGGCGACCATTCGTGAGGCTAAAAAGGCCACCGAAGAGGGCAAGTCGCCTGTTATTCTCTTCTGTCTTAGCGGCCATGGACTGATAGATATGCCGAGCTACGACAGCTATATCAATGGCGATCTGCGCAATTATAGTTTGAGTGATGAGGAGATTGAAGATAGCTTAAAGCGTATTCCAAGGTAA
- a CDS encoding sodium:solute symporter, whose protein sequence is MVIIITILAYFSILLVFSRLTSRRATNDTFYRANRRSPWYMVAFGMIGASISGITFVSVPGMVVKTDMSYLQMCLGFILGYAVVAFVLLPVYYRLNLTTIYSYLQTRLGQRAYKTGASFFLLSKLIGAAVRFYVVCIILQRFVLDQLGVPFVLTVVIMVGLIWLYTRRGGIKTLVWTDSFQTLCMFLALLLIIYHITSEFNLSFGQAVTAIANDSHSRIFIWDDWASKLNFWKMFFSGIFVVIVMTGLDQDMMQKNLTCKTLRDAQKDMCTYGLAFVPVNLLFLSLGILLMMLANKEGIAIPQMTDDLLPMFAATGSLGTLVIVLFTIGIVATSFSSADSAMTALTTSWCVDIMERKDDEKLRKRTHLGFALLFVVFILGFKIVNSTSVIDAIYIICSYTYGPLLGLFAFGLFTHWQVKDRAVPYIAMVSPVICFAIETITKQITGYHFGYELLILNGALTFAGLFIFRKLQ, encoded by the coding sequence ATGGTCATAATTATTACAATTCTCGCCTATTTCAGCATACTTCTTGTGTTCAGTCGGCTCACCAGTCGACGCGCTACAAACGACACTTTCTATCGGGCCAACCGCCGTTCGCCATGGTATATGGTGGCGTTTGGCATGATTGGCGCGTCAATCTCGGGCATCACGTTTGTCAGTGTGCCGGGTATGGTGGTCAAAACCGATATGAGTTATCTGCAAATGTGTCTCGGTTTCATCCTTGGCTACGCTGTCGTGGCCTTCGTTCTGCTGCCGGTTTATTACCGATTGAACCTCACAACGATTTACAGTTACCTGCAAACAAGACTCGGACAACGTGCCTATAAGACCGGCGCTTCATTCTTTCTACTGTCGAAACTCATAGGAGCCGCCGTGCGTTTCTATGTAGTCTGCATCATTCTCCAGCGTTTCGTACTCGACCAATTGGGTGTTCCTTTCGTGCTGACGGTGGTCATCATGGTCGGTCTGATATGGCTCTATACGCGCAGAGGTGGCATTAAAACGCTCGTTTGGACCGACTCTTTTCAAACATTGTGCATGTTTCTCGCCCTGTTGTTAATTATCTATCACATTACGTCGGAATTCAATTTAAGTTTTGGTCAGGCAGTAACAGCCATTGCAAATGATAGTCATAGCCGCATATTCATATGGGATGATTGGGCCTCAAAGCTGAACTTTTGGAAGATGTTCTTTAGTGGAATATTCGTTGTTATCGTGATGACGGGACTCGATCAAGACATGATGCAGAAGAACCTTACCTGCAAAACACTGCGTGATGCGCAAAAGGATATGTGCACTTATGGCTTGGCTTTCGTGCCCGTTAATCTGCTTTTCCTGTCTTTAGGCATACTGCTGATGATGCTTGCCAATAAGGAAGGCATCGCCATTCCACAGATGACTGACGACCTTTTACCGATGTTTGCCGCCACAGGAAGCCTTGGAACACTCGTCATAGTGTTGTTTACAATCGGCATCGTTGCAACCAGTTTTTCAAGCGCCGACAGTGCCATGACAGCCTTAACTACAAGCTGGTGCGTGGATATTATGGAGAGAAAAGACGATGAGAAATTGCGAAAGCGCACGCATCTTGGCTTTGCCCTGCTCTTCGTGGTATTCATTTTAGGTTTCAAGATAGTGAATTCCACAAGCGTAATTGATGCTATCTACATCATCTGCTCCTACACTTATGGCCCCTTGCTCGGTCTGTTTGCCTTCGGACTCTTTACGCATTGGCAGGTAAAAGACCGCGCAGTGCCTTATATAGCAATGGTAAGCCCGGTCATTTGCTTTGCTATCGAAACGATAACAAAACAGATAACCGGGTATCACTTCGGCTACGAACTGCTCATACTCAACGGAGCATTGACATTCGCAGGCCTTTTCATATTCAGAAAGTTGCAGTAG
- the trxB gene encoding thioredoxin-disulfide reductase: protein MEHTRCLIIGSGPAGYTAAIYAGRANLQPVEYCGMQAGGQLTQTTIVDNFPGYPNGVDGNQMMMELREQAGRFGVDMRDGEIIKADFSQKPYVFTTDRGVEISADSVIIATGATAKYLGLPDEQKYMGQGVSACATCDGFFYRKKVVAVVGGGDTACEEAHYLSGLCSKVYMIVRKPYLRASEAMKSRVEAADNIEILYETNTLGLYGEHGVEGAHVVYRKGESDERAYDLPIDGFFLAIGHKPQTAVFKDALALDEQGFIKLEGQNQATNIDGVFAAGDVCDPHYQQAIVAAGSGAKAALDAQAYLSEIGK from the coding sequence ATGGAACATACCAGATGTTTGATTATCGGAAGTGGACCGGCGGGCTATACAGCGGCTATCTATGCCGGAAGAGCTAACTTGCAGCCCGTGGAATACTGTGGAATGCAAGCCGGAGGGCAGCTTACTCAGACCACGATTGTTGACAACTTTCCCGGTTATCCGAATGGTGTTGACGGCAATCAGATGATGATGGAGCTGCGCGAACAGGCCGGAAGATTTGGTGTGGACATGCGAGATGGTGAGATCATAAAAGCCGACTTCTCACAGAAACCGTATGTCTTTACGACAGATCGTGGCGTGGAAATCTCTGCCGATAGCGTGATTATTGCGACAGGAGCAACGGCTAAATATCTCGGACTTCCTGATGAACAGAAGTATATGGGGCAGGGAGTCAGTGCCTGTGCCACATGCGATGGCTTCTTCTATCGTAAGAAAGTTGTGGCTGTTGTGGGTGGAGGCGACACGGCATGTGAGGAAGCTCACTATCTCTCTGGCCTTTGTTCAAAGGTCTATATGATAGTAAGAAAACCCTATCTGCGCGCTTCCGAAGCAATGAAAAGCCGTGTTGAGGCAGCTGATAACATTGAAATTCTCTACGAAACCAACACGCTTGGACTCTACGGAGAGCATGGAGTGGAGGGTGCACATGTCGTCTATCGCAAGGGCGAAAGCGATGAACGAGCGTATGATTTGCCTATCGACGGCTTCTTCCTCGCTATCGGTCATAAGCCGCAGACAGCTGTTTTCAAGGATGCTTTGGCACTCGACGAGCAGGGATTCATTAAACTTGAAGGTCAAAATCAAGCCACTAACATCGACGGAGTGTTTGCTGCGGGCGATGTTTGTGACCCACATTATCAGCAAGCTATAGTCGCTGCAGGCTCTGGAGCAAAGGCCGCGCTCGATGCACAAGCCTATTTAAGCGAGATTGGAAAATAG
- a CDS encoding glutathione peroxidase, producing the protein MKTVYDFSVKDRKGGDVSLKEYANEVLLIVNTATQCGFTPQYEELEKLYETYHAQGFEVLDFPCNQFGQQAPGTDESIHQFCKLNYNTAFPRFKKIKVNGEDAEPLYQFLKEQKGFAGWDESHPIYPILDKMLSEADPNYKESAEIKWNFTKFLINKKGQVVARFEPTENFEHIKEQIEALLKD; encoded by the coding sequence ATGAAAACAGTTTATGATTTTTCTGTAAAAGACAGAAAAGGTGGTGATGTTTCACTGAAAGAATATGCCAATGAAGTGCTTCTAATCGTGAATACGGCTACACAATGTGGCTTTACTCCTCAGTACGAAGAGCTTGAGAAGCTTTATGAAACCTATCATGCACAGGGCTTTGAAGTGCTTGATTTCCCTTGCAATCAATTCGGACAGCAGGCTCCTGGCACTGATGAGAGCATACATCAGTTCTGTAAATTGAACTATAACACAGCTTTCCCACGTTTCAAGAAGATTAAAGTGAATGGCGAAGATGCCGAGCCTTTGTATCAGTTCCTCAAGGAACAGAAGGGCTTTGCAGGTTGGGACGAGAGTCATCCTATCTATCCAATTCTCGACAAGATGCTTTCAGAAGCTGATCCAAACTATAAGGAAAGTGCTGAGATTAAGTGGAATTTCACGAAGTTCCTCATTAATAAGAAAGGACAGGTTGTTGCTCGTTTCGAGCCAACAGAGAACTTCGAACATATCAAGGAGCAGATAGAAGCGCTCTTGAAAGATTAA
- a CDS encoding lipocalin family protein produces the protein MMKRFTTIFTVMLMAALSLSLVSCDEDAEVAATLAGTWQGNVYAYSRYNGREYRAAESKVQFNSGYNSGDGYWIDYYNNAPYSYQASHITWYVRNTNIYIHFEEDNTNVVIYNYTLSDDRLSGYIQTGNGQMLTITLYHTYSPNWSSYTFDDYDYDSYYGYAKSRTAGTTTGRPQRFFAE, from the coding sequence ATGATGAAACGATTTACGACAATATTCACGGTAATGCTTATGGCTGCACTCTCCTTGTCATTGGTTTCTTGCGATGAAGATGCTGAAGTTGCTGCCACCCTTGCAGGCACTTGGCAGGGTAATGTCTATGCATATTCAAGATATAATGGCAGGGAGTACAGGGCTGCTGAAAGCAAAGTGCAGTTCAACAGTGGCTATAACTCGGGCGATGGTTATTGGATTGACTACTACAACAATGCCCCTTACAGCTATCAGGCCAGTCATATTACCTGGTATGTAAGGAATACCAACATTTACATTCACTTCGAAGAAGACAATACCAACGTTGTTATCTACAACTATACGCTTAGCGATGACCGTCTCTCGGGATATATACAGACGGGCAACGGGCAGATGCTGACCATCACACTCTACCACACTTACTCCCCCAATTGGAGCAGTTACACCTTTGACGACTACGATTACGACAGCTATTATGGCTATGCCAAGAGTCGTACGGCAGGCACAACAACTGGTCGTCCGCAGCGTTTCTTTGCAGAATAA